The Pedobacter roseus genome contains a region encoding:
- a CDS encoding S9 family peptidase, with the protein MTIYPIAKKSIAFVLLSLAFFQTKAQQAALGPYAPTPLEMANAYQLSNKLDTAIRNIPTNNDIVPFWKKDGSAFWYKKNLPNKTWEYYYVDAANGKRKVAFDHDIVAKNIEKITGKKQNPLKLQFAELYFADQGNTAKIKIQDNWYQLNLSDYSLTNTSDTTIYRYSAKKALQQRRSRWQRNRESIKSPDGKYEILVRGGNLLVVNTETKAETQLSTDGNADKPFGDFSWSPDSKNIIAYKTDPKEIKKVHYVLSSVPGTTRGELKSREYMQPGDDFTSYQPYIFNVATKKAVKVDADPIDFFGPQELHWRNNNSRYYTYEKVDRGHQRFRVIEVDVLTGKTRNIIDEKTKTFIYESRIYTRYLPKTNEMLWTSEQDGWQHLYLVNTLTGKQSLITKGNYVVRDIDSVDVVKRQVWFRASGMNANEDPYFIHYYRIGFDGKGLIDLTPEKGNHNLSFSPDRKYYLDTYSQVNIPPVTELRLTASTKKIAEIEHGQKDAFLATGVKLPEVFVAKGRDGKTDIWGIVCFPSKMDANKTYPVIENIYAGPHDSFVPKNFLPSSEMQSIAELGFIVVQIDGMGTANRSKAFHDVCWKNIADAGFPDRILWLKAMAVKYPNADITRVGIYGTSAGGQSSTGALLFHPEFYKAAVSACGCHDNRIDKQWWNEQWMGYPVAKHYEEQSNITNAAKLQGDLLLIVGEADENVPPESTYRLADALIKANKNFDILSIPGMGHSDGGVYGRRRKRDFFVKHLLNAEPPNPNVSK; encoded by the coding sequence ATGACGATTTACCCCATCGCTAAAAAATCAATAGCCTTCGTTTTATTAAGTTTAGCATTTTTTCAAACAAAAGCACAGCAGGCGGCACTAGGACCTTACGCGCCAACTCCGCTCGAAATGGCTAATGCCTATCAATTATCCAATAAACTCGATACTGCAATCCGCAATATCCCCACCAATAACGACATCGTTCCTTTCTGGAAAAAAGATGGAAGTGCATTCTGGTATAAAAAGAACCTCCCTAATAAAACATGGGAATATTATTATGTAGATGCCGCAAACGGGAAGCGTAAAGTAGCATTCGATCATGATATCGTAGCCAAAAACATCGAAAAAATTACGGGCAAAAAGCAAAATCCGCTAAAACTTCAATTTGCTGAACTGTATTTCGCCGATCAGGGAAATACCGCGAAAATAAAAATACAAGATAACTGGTACCAGCTCAATCTTAGCGATTATAGTTTAACCAATACCAGCGACACCACAATTTACCGCTATTCTGCTAAAAAAGCTTTACAACAGCGTAGATCGCGTTGGCAAAGAAACCGCGAATCGATAAAATCGCCGGATGGCAAATATGAAATCCTAGTCAGGGGTGGGAACCTTTTGGTAGTGAATACGGAGACAAAAGCAGAAACGCAGTTGAGTACCGATGGTAATGCCGACAAACCTTTTGGCGATTTTTCATGGTCGCCAGATAGCAAAAACATCATTGCTTATAAAACTGATCCCAAAGAAATTAAAAAGGTGCATTATGTATTAAGTTCTGTTCCGGGCACAACCAGAGGAGAACTAAAATCAAGGGAGTACATGCAGCCAGGAGATGATTTTACATCCTATCAACCCTATATTTTTAATGTGGCCACTAAAAAGGCGGTAAAGGTTGATGCCGATCCAATAGATTTTTTCGGTCCGCAAGAATTGCACTGGCGCAATAATAATAGTAGGTATTATACCTACGAAAAAGTAGATAGGGGGCATCAGCGCTTTAGGGTAATAGAAGTGGATGTACTTACCGGAAAAACCAGAAATATTATCGACGAAAAAACGAAAACCTTTATTTACGAAAGCCGCATTTATACCCGTTATCTGCCTAAAACAAATGAAATGTTGTGGACCAGTGAACAGGATGGATGGCAACACCTTTATCTTGTTAATACGCTTACAGGAAAACAATCGCTGATTACAAAAGGCAATTATGTAGTTCGCGATATAGATAGTGTCGATGTGGTAAAACGTCAGGTTTGGTTTAGGGCGAGCGGAATGAATGCCAATGAAGACCCTTATTTTATCCACTATTACCGGATCGGTTTTGATGGAAAGGGTTTGATAGATCTTACGCCCGAAAAAGGAAACCATAACCTTAGCTTTTCTCCTGATCGCAAATATTACCTCGATACCTATTCGCAGGTAAATATTCCACCGGTTACAGAACTGAGGTTAACGGCGAGTACCAAAAAGATTGCGGAGATAGAACATGGACAAAAAGATGCTTTTCTGGCTACCGGGGTTAAATTACCCGAAGTTTTTGTGGCTAAGGGACGTGATGGTAAAACCGACATCTGGGGCATCGTTTGTTTCCCATCAAAAATGGATGCGAACAAAACCTATCCGGTTATCGAAAATATTTATGCAGGTCCTCACGATAGTTTTGTACCTAAAAACTTTCTTCCTAGTAGCGAAATGCAGAGCATAGCAGAATTGGGTTTTATTGTAGTACAGATAGATGGAATGGGCACGGCTAACCGATCTAAAGCTTTTCATGATGTGTGTTGGAAAAACATTGCCGATGCAGGTTTTCCTGACCGGATATTATGGTTAAAAGCAATGGCTGTAAAATATCCAAATGCTGATATTACCAGGGTAGGGATTTATGGAACCTCAGCCGGTGGACAAAGTTCAACAGGAGCGTTATTATTTCATCCTGAGTTTTATAAAGCGGCTGTTTCTGCATGCGGTTGTCACGATAACCGGATCGATAAACAATGGTGGAATGAACAATGGATGGGTTATCCTGTAGCAAAACATTATGAAGAACAATCCAACATTACAAATGCAGCTAAATTACAGGGCGATTTACTCCTGATTGTTGGCGAAGCTGACGAAAATGTACCACCAGAATCTACCTATAGGCTGGCTGACGCATTGATTAAAGCCAATAAAAATTTCGACATCTTAAGTATCCCGGGCATGGGCCATAGCGATGGAGGAGTATACGGCCGCAGGCGTAAACGCGATTTTTTTGTGAAACACCTGCTTAATGCCGAACCGCCAAATCCGAATGTTTCAAAGTAG
- a CDS encoding NIPSNAP family protein — translation MFNAFVAHADKVDFYQIKIYHLKNDAQEKTVDEYLQHAYLPALHRSGVAKVGVFKPIVSDQTAVTEKLIYVFIPLKSFNGILELDKKLAKDQQYGIDGKTYLDAVYNDVPYERLESVVLKAFEGAPVFMLPKLKSPMKDRVYELRSYESPTEKYYHNKVQMFNKGDEIGLFKRLNFNAVFYGEVISGSRMPNLMYLTTFENKADRDEHWKAFSADDYWKKLSAMPEYQHNVSKNDTKFIYPTDYSDI, via the coding sequence ATGTTTAATGCATTTGTTGCTCATGCGGATAAGGTAGATTTCTATCAGATTAAAATTTATCATCTAAAAAACGATGCGCAGGAAAAAACGGTTGATGAATATTTGCAGCATGCTTATTTACCGGCACTCCACCGTTCGGGGGTTGCCAAAGTGGGCGTATTTAAGCCAATTGTGAGCGATCAGACGGCAGTTACAGAAAAACTTATTTATGTATTTATCCCTTTAAAATCATTCAATGGTATTTTAGAGCTTGATAAAAAACTGGCAAAAGATCAGCAATATGGTATTGATGGCAAAACCTATTTAGATGCGGTATATAACGATGTGCCTTATGAGCGATTAGAGTCTGTCGTTTTAAAAGCTTTTGAAGGTGCGCCTGTTTTTATGTTACCCAAGTTAAAATCACCAATGAAAGATCGGGTTTATGAGTTAAGGAGTTACGAATCGCCAACCGAAAAGTATTACCATAACAAAGTTCAAATGTTTAATAAAGGCGATGAAATAGGTTTGTTTAAGCGGCTTAATTTTAATGCTGTATTTTATGGAGAGGTAATTTCTGGTAGTCGTATGCCCAACCTGATGTACCTCACCACTTTCGAAAATAAAGCCGATAGGGATGAGCATTGGAAGGCTTTCTCTGCAGATGATTACTGGAAAAAACTATCTGCTATGCCTGAGTATCAGCACAATGTTTCAAAAAACGACACCAAATTTATCTATCCTACTGATTATTCGGATATTTAG
- a CDS encoding DNA-binding transcriptional response regulator, translating into MAAFWTFGKIDFLFLDVQMDMSGIDVARMLKNSVKYVVILGSQGTQAIDTFTNKYKFLPKPLDFKKFLNAIEQLVSG; encoded by the coding sequence ATGGCAGCCTTTTGGACTTTCGGTAAAATCGATTTTCTTTTTTTAGATGTACAGATGGATATGTCGGGGATTGATGTAGCCAGGATGTTAAAAAACAGCGTAAAATATGTTGTAATTTTAGGTTCACAAGGCACACAAGCCATTGATACGTTTACCAATAAGTATAAATTTTTACCAAAACCGCTCGATTTTAAAAAATTCTTAAACGCTATTGAGCAGTTGGTTTCGGGTTAG
- a CDS encoding TIM-barrel domain-containing protein: protein MALQSFYKRSKTIILFTLPSLFYAFPGFVSAQETAQKNNQTVQKSIKVTDVKKINSTTVELLLTDDQRLTLDFYGDNIFRLFQDPTGGFIRDPEAKPEAKILVENPRRPVSKLEIKDENNQLFISTAKITVLIDKNTSLIKIINLATQTVAVEELAPIQFEKGKVTLSLKENPQEYFYGGGVQNGRFSHKGKAISIENQNSWTDGGVASPTPYYWSTNGYAVMWYTFSKGNYNFGAKEKGLVKLAHETSYLDAFFMVNNGAVPLLNDFYQLTGNPILLPKFGFYEGHLNAYNRDFWKEDEKGTLFEDGKRYKESQKDNGGIKESLNGEKNNYQFSARAVIDRYKKNDMPLGWVLPNDGYGAGYGQTETLDGNIQNLKSFGDYARKNGVEIGLWTQSDLHPKTGVSPLLQRDIIKEARDAGVRVLKTDVAWVGAGYSFGLNGVADVAQIMPYYGNSSRPFIISLDGWAGTQRYAGIWSGDQTGGVWEYIRFHIPTYLGSGLSGQPNITSDMDGIFGGKNQTINTRDFQWKTFTPMQLNMDGWGANEKYPHALGEPVASINRNYLKLKSELIPYTYSIAKEALTGLPMIRAMFLEYPNAYTNGISTQYQYLYGPSFLVAPIYQATKSDDKGNDIRNGIYLPEGNWIDYFTGEKYAGNCILNSFAAPIWKLPVFVKNGAIIPMTNPNNNVSEINKANRIYELYPSGNTSFTEYDDDGATEAYKIGKGASTLIESIADQKNNALITINATKGDFDGFIKEKTTELVVNVTEKPKKLTAKVGNSKIKLTEVNSKEEFLKQSDVYFYDASPNLNRFATKGSDFEKVVITKNPQVLIKIQSTDITVNPVTINIDGFKFEPVNKQRVSTGKLTAPAHASITDKNSEAYTLTPTWSKVNNADFYEIDFNGMHYTTIRDTALLFDGLSAETPYIFKLRAVNKDGYSDWTEIKATTKSNPLEFAIQGIVAQTTAENQGGDEVNNLFDFDEGNMWHTKWGVKSVPFDMVIDLKSINKLDKFHYLPRSGRGNGILLKGKVFYSNNKENWTDAGTFEWANNGDVKIFNFAGHPTARYLKIAVADAVGGFGSGRELYVFKVPGTESYLPGDINNDRLIDRNDLTSYINYTGLRKGDADFEGYISNGDINKNNLIDAYDISVVATQLDGGADDSKIDKLAGKLEISVPKQAYNKDEIIEIKVKGINLKSVNALSFALPYNAQDYDFVSVQSLNTKQMDNLTNDRLHTSGDKVLYPAFVNVGAKEPLNGTSDLFILKLKAKRKLQFGLKISEGILVDKNLNSVKF, encoded by the coding sequence ATGGCCCTGCAATCCTTTTACAAACGCTCTAAAACCATAATTCTGTTTACACTTCCTTCACTTTTTTATGCATTTCCAGGCTTTGTATCTGCACAGGAAACGGCTCAAAAGAACAATCAAACTGTTCAAAAAAGCATCAAGGTAACTGATGTAAAAAAGATTAATTCGACCACAGTTGAATTATTGCTTACCGATGATCAGCGCTTAACACTCGATTTTTATGGCGATAATATTTTTCGCCTTTTTCAGGATCCTACAGGTGGATTTATCCGTGATCCCGAAGCAAAACCGGAAGCTAAAATTCTGGTAGAAAATCCGCGCAGACCGGTTTCAAAACTGGAAATTAAGGATGAAAATAATCAATTGTTCATTTCTACAGCCAAGATTACCGTTCTGATCGATAAAAACACTTCTTTAATCAAAATTATTAACCTTGCTACGCAGACAGTGGCTGTAGAAGAGCTTGCACCCATTCAATTCGAAAAAGGAAAAGTAACTCTGAGCCTTAAAGAAAATCCACAGGAATATTTTTATGGCGGAGGCGTACAGAATGGCCGTTTTTCACATAAAGGGAAAGCCATTTCTATTGAAAACCAAAACAGCTGGACCGATGGCGGTGTAGCTTCGCCAACACCTTATTATTGGTCAACAAATGGCTATGCCGTAATGTGGTATACCTTTAGTAAAGGAAATTACAATTTCGGTGCTAAAGAAAAAGGATTGGTTAAACTGGCACACGAAACCAGCTACCTTGATGCCTTTTTTATGGTAAACAATGGTGCGGTTCCTTTATTGAACGATTTTTACCAGCTGACAGGAAATCCTATATTATTGCCAAAATTCGGTTTTTATGAAGGACATTTAAATGCCTATAACCGCGATTTTTGGAAAGAAGACGAAAAAGGAACGTTATTCGAAGATGGTAAACGTTATAAGGAAAGCCAAAAAGATAATGGCGGTATAAAAGAATCGCTTAATGGCGAAAAAAACAATTACCAGTTTTCGGCGCGGGCTGTGATCGACAGGTATAAGAAAAATGATATGCCTTTGGGCTGGGTACTCCCTAACGATGGTTATGGGGCAGGGTACGGCCAAACCGAAACATTGGATGGCAATATTCAAAATCTGAAAAGTTTTGGCGATTATGCCCGTAAAAATGGTGTAGAAATCGGTTTGTGGACCCAATCCGATCTGCATCCCAAAACAGGCGTAAGCCCCTTATTGCAACGAGACATTATTAAAGAAGCCAGGGATGCTGGTGTTCGCGTATTAAAAACCGATGTGGCATGGGTGGGTGCGGGTTATTCTTTCGGGTTGAACGGAGTAGCCGATGTTGCGCAGATTATGCCTTATTATGGCAACAGTAGCCGTCCATTCATCATTTCATTGGATGGCTGGGCAGGTACACAGCGTTATGCAGGCATCTGGTCGGGCGATCAAACCGGTGGGGTTTGGGAGTATATCCGTTTCCACATTCCAACTTATTTAGGTTCTGGTTTATCCGGTCAGCCAAATATTACTTCCGATATGGACGGTATTTTCGGTGGTAAAAATCAAACCATCAACACCCGCGATTTTCAGTGGAAAACCTTTACCCCAATGCAGTTGAACATGGATGGCTGGGGTGCCAATGAGAAATATCCGCATGCTTTGGGCGAGCCTGTTGCTTCCATTAACCGCAATTACTTAAAACTGAAATCCGAATTAATCCCTTACACTTATAGCATTGCCAAAGAAGCACTAACAGGCTTGCCGATGATCAGAGCTATGTTCCTCGAGTATCCAAATGCTTATACCAATGGTATTTCTACACAATACCAGTATTTGTATGGCCCGTCTTTCCTGGTTGCGCCTATTTATCAGGCAACTAAATCAGATGATAAAGGAAACGACATCCGCAACGGCATTTACCTGCCGGAAGGAAACTGGATTGATTATTTTACTGGTGAAAAATACGCTGGAAACTGCATCCTCAATAGTTTTGCCGCTCCAATTTGGAAATTACCTGTTTTTGTGAAAAATGGGGCTATTATCCCAATGACAAACCCAAATAACAATGTTTCTGAAATCAACAAAGCCAACCGGATTTATGAGCTTTATCCATCTGGAAATACCTCATTTACCGAATATGATGATGATGGAGCAACAGAAGCTTATAAAATAGGAAAAGGCGCTTCAACACTAATCGAATCAATAGCAGATCAAAAAAATAATGCATTAATAACGATTAATGCCACCAAAGGTGATTTTGATGGCTTTATAAAAGAAAAAACAACCGAATTAGTGGTGAATGTAACCGAAAAGCCTAAAAAGTTAACGGCAAAAGTTGGAAACAGTAAAATAAAATTGACGGAAGTAAACTCAAAAGAAGAGTTTTTAAAACAGTCTGATGTCTATTTCTACGATGCCTCCCCAAATTTAAACCGTTTTGCTACAAAAGGAAGCGATTTTGAAAAAGTTGTGATCACGAAAAATCCGCAAGTTTTAATTAAAATCCAGTCGACCGACATTACAGTCAACCCGGTAACCATTAATATAGATGGATTTAAATTTGAACCTGTAAATAAACAACGTGTATCAACAGGTAAGTTGACTGCTCCGGCTCATGCGAGCATCACTGATAAAAACAGTGAAGCTTATACCCTTACCCCAACATGGAGCAAAGTGAACAATGCCGATTTTTATGAAATCGATTTCAACGGGATGCATTATACCACCATCCGCGATACGGCCTTGTTATTTGATGGTTTATCGGCCGAAACACCTTATATATTTAAATTACGTGCGGTAAATAAGGATGGTTATTCTGACTGGACCGAAATTAAGGCCACCACTAAATCTAATCCCTTAGAGTTTGCCATTCAGGGGATTGTAGCCCAAACTACAGCCGAAAATCAGGGTGGTGATGAGGTTAACAACCTTTTCGATTTTGATGAGGGCAATATGTGGCATACTAAATGGGGCGTAAAATCAGTTCCTTTTGATATGGTGATTGATCTTAAATCAATCAATAAACTGGATAAATTTCATTACCTGCCACGCAGTGGAAGAGGTAACGGGATCTTGTTAAAAGGTAAAGTGTTTTACAGCAATAATAAAGAAAACTGGACTGACGCCGGAACTTTTGAGTGGGCCAATAATGGGGATGTTAAAATCTTTAATTTTGCCGGTCACCCTACTGCGCGTTATCTTAAAATTGCAGTTGCCGATGCGGTAGGTGGTTTTGGATCTGGTCGCGAATTATATGTATTTAAAGTTCCGGGAACAGAAAGTTACCTGCCTGGCGATATCAACAACGACCGCCTGATTGACCGGAATGATTTAACTTCTTACATCAATTATACCGGATTACGTAAAGGAGATGCCGATTTTGAAGGTTACATCAGCAATGGTGATATCAACAAAAACAACCTGATTGATGCTTACGATATTTCGGTGGTAGCCACTCAGCTTGATGGTGGGGCAGACGACAGCAAAATTGATAAATTAGCGGGTAAACTGGAAATCAGTGTTCCTAAACAAGCTTACAACAAAGATGAAATTATTGAAATTAAGGTAAAAGGAATAAACCTGAAATCAGTAAATGCTTTAAGTTTTGCGCTACCATACAATGCACAGGATTATGATTTTGTAAGCGTTCAGAGTTTAAACACCAAACAGATGGATAACCTTACTAACGATAGACTGCATACTAGCGGAGACAAAGTTCTATACCCAGCTTTCGTAAATGTTGGTGCAAAAGAGCCATTAAACGGAACCAGCGATTTATTTATCCTGAAGCTTAAAGCAAAACGTAAGCTACAGTTCGGGCTTAAGATTAGTGAAGGCATTTTAGTAGATAAGAATCTCAATTCAGTTAAATTTTAA